The genomic window GGTTTAACATAAAAGAAAAATTCCGAATTGTTTAAGCTTTTTGTTTTCGAATTTCCAATCACAGCGTTGTGATAGGCACTGTTGAACAATTGATTTACTTTACCGGCCCTAAAAAGCACTGATGCACCCAAACCCGAAAAAGTTGTTCCTAAGTCGGCATAACCCTGGGCACTAATATCCACAATGGGATCTTCTGGTCTAAAAATTAACTTGCTATAATTTGCGGCAAGGTTTACGGCCAGTTCATTTTTAATCTGGTAATCCCAACCTGCAGGGGTATAAAAACCTACAGTTTTATGTAGGAAACGCTGTGCTGTTTGGGCAAGCGAGTTAGGGCCAACAGTCCCCAATTCTACACTGGTTCTCAAAACACTCTCATTTTTATAGAAAACAGAATATGCACCACCTGCATAAAGATACCCTGCAAAAGGTCTGTCCTGATCTTCTTTGTTAGGAACCTGGCCCCAATAAGGCGTATACATTTTCTGTCCGGCAGAAATTTCGTAGGTCTTTTTCTCTATTTTATCTGATAGCTTTTCAGTATTGATGGCATGGCGGAAGTAGATGAATAATCCGTTAGTATAATATCGATCGTTTAAAGTAGCCAAATAAGCATCGTTTTCGGTTTTAAAGCCGAATTCATTTTTAAAGGATTGAGCGAAACTGGTTGAAACAACCAAACAAAAAACTATGGTGAATAAAAATGATCTCATAAAAAAGCCCAGGCAATTTACCTAGGCTATAAAAGTATTTATTGTAATTGGATTTTTGATTGTTAATCCAAAAGAATTAGCAATTAGTTTACAATCGGCGCGATTTTAACACTTAAATCTAAAGGTTTTTTAACCTTATTCTTGGTTAAGGCCAATTCAATTACTTCACTCATTTCGGTTACATAATGGAATTTTAAATCCTTGATGTAACTTTCTTTAATCTCTAAAATATCCTTACGGTTGCTTTTGCAAAGGATAATTTCTTTAATGTTTGCTCTTTTTGCAGCAAGGATCTTTTCTTTGATGCCACCAACCGGAAGTACCTTTCCCCGTAAAGTAATCTCACCAGTCATAGCTAAATGCTGTTTTACCTTACGTTGTGTAAATGCTGATGTTAAGGCGGTAAGCATCGTTACTCCGGCCGAAGGTCCGTCTTTTGGTGTAGCGCCTGCTGGCACGTGAACGTGAACATCCCAGTTGTCAAATAAACTGTAGTCTATATCAAATTCGGCTGCGTGGGCACGTAAATAGGCCAGCGCGATAACCGCAGATTCTTTCATTACATCGCCAAGGTTACCTGTTAAGGTTAATTTTCCTTTTCCTGGGCTTAAACTCGATTCGATGAATAAAATATCACCCCCTACGCTTGTCCAGGCTAAACCTGTTACTACTCCAGCCACTTCATTGCCTTCGTATAAGTCTTTATCGTAAATCGGGGCACCTAAAATGCGCTCTACATCATCATTGCTTAAATTTGCATCGTAGGTTTCTTCCATCGCAATTTTGGTGGCCACACCACGTACCAAAGAACCTATTTTTTTCTCCAAACCACGTACACCTGATTCTCTGGTATAATCTTCAATCACTTTTTCGATCAGTGGAGTTTTTAGGTTAATATCCTTAGTTTGTAAACCATGGTTTTCTTTCTGTTTAGGCAACAGGTATTTTTTAGCGATTTCTATTTTCTCTTCAATCGTATATCCGTTTACTTCGATAATTTCCATACGATCTAACAAAGCAGGTTGAATGGTACTTAAAGAGTTTGCTGTTGCGATAAACAGGATGTTGGATAAATCGTAATCCATTTCTACATAATGATCGTAGAAGGCGCTGTTTTGTTCGGGGTCTAATACTTCAAGCAAGGCTGATGATGGATCGCCGCGGTGGTCGGTTCCTACTTTATCAATCTCATCCAAAACAAAAACAGGATTATCTGCCCCCGCTTTTTTAATAGACGAAATAATACGGCCTGGCATTGCACCGATGTAAGTTTTACGGTGGCCACGGATTTCTGCTTCATCGCGGATACCGCCTAAAGCCATACGTACATACTTACGGCCTAGCGCTTTCGCAATAGATTTTCCTAAAGATGTTTTACCAACTCCCGGAGGGCCAACCAAACATAAGATTGGCGCTTTCATATTACGCTTTAATTTTAAAACGGCTAAGTATTCTATAATGCGCTGTTTCACTTTTTCTAAACCAAAGTGATCTTTATCTAAGATACGTTGTGCTCTTTTTAGGTCGAAATTATCTTTCGTAAACTCGCTCCAGGGTAAATCTAAAAGAAGCTCCAAATAATTTAACTGAACAGAGTAATCTGGTGCAGCAGGGTTCATCCTACCCAACTTATCTAGCTCTTTATCAAAATGTTCGGCAACTGCTTTTGCCCATTTTTTCTTCTTGGCTTTTTCTTGTAAAGCATCGAATTCTAAATCGGCAGAGCTGCCTCCCAGTTCTTCCTGAATGGTTTTTAGCTGTTGATTTAAAAAATAATCACGTTGTTGCTTGTCTAAATCCGTACGCACTTTCGATTGGATCTGATTTCTCAGTTCCAGCATCTGCAATTCGACCATTAAAAGCTCCATTACCTTTTGTGCTCTTTCCTGCAATTTATCCATTTCAAGGATTTTTTGCTTATCGGCCATTTCGGCATTCATATTTGACGAAATGAAATTGATCAAAAATGAATTGCTCTCGATGTTTTTAAGCGCAATACTGGCTTCACTTGGAATATTTGGTGATAGCTGGATAATCTGAGCAGACATTTCGCGGATAGAAGCGATTAATGTTTTAAACTCTTTATCTGCTTTGTGCTTTTGTTCTTCGAATTTTTTAACAACTGCTTTAATGTAAGGTTCGTTCTGCACCTCTTCAATTAAGCTGAAACGTTGTTTGCCCTGGATAATTACGGTGGTATTTCCATCAGGCATCTGTAACAGCTTAATGATGTTTGCAACCGTACCAACCGTGTTAAGTTGCTCAAACGTAGGGTCTTCAATAGAAACATCTTTTTGAGAAACAACCCCAATAATCTTATTTCCTTTGTAAGCTTCCTTAATTAACTTAATCGATTTATCTCTTCCAACTGTAATAGGAATAACTACTCCTGGAAATAAAACTGTGTTTCGCAAAGGCAATATAGCCAACGTTTCGGGCGTTTCCTCATTGTTCATTTCCTCTTCGTCTTGCTGAGACATTAAGGGAAAAAATTCGGTATCCTCATTTATAATTGGCATTGCTGTATGGAAATCAAATATATCTTGTTTACTCATTATCACATTTTCCGCTAACGACAAACTGGCAGTTTGATCGTATTCACTTTGTTTAATTTTGGTATTAAGTTAATAAATTCAACTCTTGTGCCAAAGTGAAAATAATATTAATCTTATGTTAAAAAGGCAGAGTAATATAAATGTTTTCGCCAATATCATATAAACCATATTTTTGCGTTTAAGCTAATGTTTAGGGCATTCGGTTTTGAATGAAAGAAAATTAAAAACTTTTAAATTATCAGAATAGGATTATATTGCAAAAAATTTCTCCTATAAATTTGGTTAGGCGATAGATTTGTTAAACTTATTACTCATACATGAACTATTTTAAAAAGGCGATTTTAGGATTAATTATTTTTACATCAACTAGTAGTTTCGCACAAAGCAATTACGATAGAAGCATGCAGGCGATTATGAAAGGTGATTATAAAACTGCCGCTACACAGTTAGAAAAAGCTGATGCTAAAACTCCTGATAATGCTACCGTACTCCAGATGCTTGGATATTCTTATTTCCAAAACCGCGAATACGAAAAATGTATTGCAACTTACAGCCGTTTATTAACCATTAAACCATCTGAAGTTTCTGCATATTATTACCGTGGGATAGCAAGGTTAAAAATCGCTAACGATCCTAAAGAATCGTTAAATACCATGCGCGAGAACTTTTATTTGGCATCTCTCAAAGATTTTACAAAAGCCATTGAAATTAATGGTGATGAGGATGCCCAAATGTTTCAGAACCGTGGCTTAGCTTATAAGGATTATGCAATTTTCAGATCTTTTAAAGCGAAGAAAAAAGAAGAAAAGGCGGCTTGCGTAGCTTTGTTCAACAATTCTATCGCTGATTTTCAGAAGGTATTAACCTTGCAGCCCTTGAGAAAAGATATTATCGATTGGGTTACTTACGATAAAGCGCAGATTGCAAGCTTAAAATAAAATATAACCTTTAAAAGAAAAATGGGACTTGAATATTTTCAAGTCCCATTTTTTTTATTTCAGTTTTCCAATAATTGAATACTTCTTTTCTTTTAGCAACCTAATTTTCTGTTGCTTTTTGATCGTGTAAAGGCTATCTGGGCAGTAGGTTAATGTATCCTGAGATTGATATAGGATATTTTTATTATCGATAATGATCTCTATTTTACCTGCTTTCTGGCCTTTCCAGGTTATAGAAACCTTCTTAATAGGGATTTTTTTATTATCGGAAGTATAAATATCAACACCATTTTGTTCTTTTGTTTTAAAACTTCCTTTCCACGATGTTTTATTGATGTCAGCGTTGACAAAAATGGCTAATTCTTTTGTCCAGTCAGCAATTTTAGCTGTTTTGCTTTCGGCTGCCCCATTTACACTAACGGTTTTGTTCACAATGGGGCTTAGCTTTTGTAGGCGCAATATTTCCTTTCCAAAATATCCTTTGATATCAAAATACAATAAATCGGTATTTGCTTCAGCTTCTTTTCGCTGATTGCAGGAAAACAATGCCAAAGAAAATACCAGGATATGAAGTTTTTTAACCATTATACTAAAACATTTCCTGTCATTTCTGCTGGAATAGCCACACCTAATATTTTCAGAATAGTAGGGGCAATGTCGCCCAATTTGCCATCTGCAATGGTTTTATAATCCTTATCAATTAAAATACAAGGAACCAGATTAGTGGTATGCGCAGTATTGGCAGAACCATCTCCATTTACCATAAATTCGGAATTTCCGTGATCGGCCAAAAGGATAAACGAATAACCATGCTCCAAACCTTTATTTACTACAGTTTCTGCACATTTGTCTGCAGTTTCTACTGCTTTTACCACAGCCTCAAAAACACCTGTGTGACCAACCATATCTGGATTGGCAAAGTTTAAGCAAATAAAATCAGCCCATCCGGTTTCCATTTCTTTGGTAATGGCATCTGTAATCCCAGCGGCACTCATTTCTGGTTGAAGATCGTAGGTAGCTACTTTAGGTGAAGGAATTAAAAGACGTTTTTCGTTTTTAAATTCAGCTTCCCTTCCGCCTGAGAAGAAGAAGGTTACGTGTGGGTATTTCTCAGTTTCTGCAATGCGGATCTGATTTTTATTGTTGTCGGCCAGAACTTCACCAATGGTTTGGGTTAAATCATCTTTTGTGAAAATTACATTTACCTTTTCAAAACTCTCATCGTAGGTAGTCATGGTGACATAATACAACGACAGCTTGTGCATCTGCTGTTCTGGGAAATCTTTTTGTGTTAATGCAGTGGTGATTTCACGACCTCTATCGGTACGGAAATTAAAACAGATCACTACATCATCATTTTGAATCGTAGCAACTGGTGCACCATTATCTTGGGTTAAAACGATCGGTTTTAAAAACTCATCGGTTATGCCATCAGCGTATGATTTTTTGATCGCTGCCAAAGCATCCTGGGTTTTTTCGCCAATGCCATTTACCATTACATCGTAAGCTTGTTTAACACGCTCCCAACGGTTATCGCGGTCCATTGCATAATAACGGCCAATCATCGTTGCCAATTTAGCGTTGGTGTTTTGGATATGGTTTTCGAGGTCTGTAATAAAGCCCAAGCCGGAGTTTGGATCAGTATCACGGCCATCTAAAAAAGCATGAACAAAAGTGTTTGGTACGTTTGCTTCATTTGCGGCATCACATAAAGCTTTTAAATGTTCGATATGCGCATGTACACCACCATTTGAAACGAGACCGATGAAGTGAACCGCTTTATTGTTCTGTTTAGCGTAATCGAATGCACTTACTAAAACCGGGTTGCTGTGCAATTCTCTGTCGGTAATCGATTTATTGATTCTTCCAAGCTCCTGGTAAACTACCCGACCTGCGCCTAAGTTCATGTGCCCAACTTCAGAGTTTCCCATCTGTCCGGCGGGCAAACCTACTGCTTCGCCAGATGCTTCAAGCTTAGAATTTGGGTATTTCTGTAATAACAAATCGAAAAAAGGAGTGTTGGCAGCATATGCAGCATCAGAATTATCTTGTTTTCCATAGCCCCAACCATCTAGAATTATAAGTGCGAGTTTTTTATCGTTTACCATTTTTATTGTAAAATTTATTGATCTACATTAAAACATTTTCATGTATAACATGTTTTAGTGTTTTGTTTATATGGCAAATATAACTTTATTGAAGCTTATACAAATGAAGAAATCCTTTTTTTGATACGCTAATGGCATAATTTTAGCTATAGGGTTCTGTATAAAATACAGAAATGATCCGGAGCTTATTTTTACTCATTATTAGTTTGTCATCATTATATCACCCTACAGCTCTTCAGGCAGATATTATTGATGATTTATCCTCGTATTTTAAGGCTGGCAACTCAAAAGAAATTGCTAAAAGTTTCGCCTCAACTATCGAACTTATTATAGTTGATGAAGAAGATGTATACTCTAAAGCACAGGGTGAACAGATTTTAAGAGATTTTTTTGTTAAACATCCGCCGGTAAAAACAAGTATCTTTCATAAAATTAATACGAATCCAAACTATCGTTTTGGCGTAATTATTCTGGGTACCGCCAAAGAAACCTTCAGGGTTTCCATTACCATGAAAAAATTCAATACCAGCTTCTCGATTACCGAATTAAGGATCGAACCGGCAAAGGATTAATTGGCTAGGCAGGACTTATGAAGTTTTGCCACCGCTATGGCTGTGCCAACTTCATAAGTTGCGGAGGCTAGAAACTTCTGATGTTAACAAATCACTTTAACGCTTCAGTAAATTGTCTGCTAACAAATATTTGTTATTTTTGCGGCATAAAATCTACATTTTGGATACTCAACTTATACATCAATTCATAAAAAATGCCCTTGCCGAAGATGTTGGTGATGGTGATCATACTTCACTGTCAACAATTCCACCCGGAACGCAGGGAAAAGCAAAACTGATTATCAAAGAAGATGGTGTTTTGGCTGGAATTGAACTGGCTCTTGAGATTTTTAAAGAAGTTGATGAAACTTTAAAAGTTGATGTACTGTTACAGGATGGTGTAGGGGTAAAAGTAGGCGATATTGCCTTAACCGTTTCTGGAAGTACACATGCCATTTTAATTGCAGAGCGTTTGGTTTTAAACTGTATGCAGCGCATGAGTGGTATTGCAACTAAAACCCATCGGATTGTTTCTTTATTGAAAACAACTAAAACCAAAATTTTAGATACCCGTAAAACCACTCCAGGGCTTCGCTATTTAGAAAAGTGGGCAGTAAGGATAGGGGGAGGTGTAAATCACCGCATTGGTTTATATGATATGATCTTAATTAAGGATAATCATGTAGATTATGCAGGAGGAATTTCAAACGCCATTACAGCTGCTAAAAAATATCTAATTGATCAAAATAAATCACTTCAGATCGAAATTGAGGTGCGGAACCTGGAAGAGTTGTCTCAAGTTTTGTCTATAGGTGGTGTAGACCGTATTATGCTTGATAATTTTAGTTTCGAAAACTTAAGGGCTGCGGTTAAATTAATCGACGGTAAATTTATTACAGAGGCTTCTGGAGGGATTACTGAAGAGAATGTTGCCGAATATGCTGCTTGCGGAGTAGATTTTATTTCGATGGGCGCGCTTACACACTCTGTGAAAAGCCTGGACATGAGTTTAAAAGCATACTAAAGTGATTTGCTATAAAATTAAAAGCTTATTTTTTGTATCATTGTAGGCTATGGTTACGGTTTATTCTCTCAGCGCGTTATTAATCGCCTATCTTTTTGGATCTATACCAACAGCTGTATGGCTTGGTCAGGCCTTTTATGGGGTCGATGTAAGAGAGTATGGAAGTGGCAACGCTGGCGCAACCAATACTTTTAGGGTATTGGGCAAAAAAGCCGGAATTGCAGTAATGATCATCGATATTGCAAAAGGTTATACCGCAACCAATCTGGCCTATTTAATCGGCATGTCGGTAACCGGGCCACAAAATTCAGTTGTTTTTGTCAATTATCAGCTCGCCCTGGGTGTAACCGCAGTAATGGGACATTTATTTCCTGTTTTTGCAGGTTTTAGAGGCGGAAAAGGTGTTGCTACACTTTTTGGAATGATTTTGGCAGTTAACTTTGAAGCATCTATGCTTTGTGTTCTGGTTTTTGTGGTTGTGTTGTTGTTAACTAAATACGTTTCATTAAGCTCCATTTGTGCAGGATTTACTTTTCCGCTCAGTGTGGTGTTTTTGTTTCAGGTTTCCATCAAATCGGAAGTGCTTTATGGCATGGTGGTTTGTATTTTAATCTTAGTTACGCACCAAAAAAACCTCGAAAGATTGCTAAAGGGCAAAGAATCCAAAGTGTATTTGTTTAGGAAGAAAACTAATTAATTAACAAAACACATTTCATTAAAACTTATTTATAGGCTTACTGTTTAATCTTCGGTTTTGTCTATCAGTATTTACTAATCATTTAAAATCGCATTATGAAAAAGTTATTTTTAGCAGCAAGCGTTGCTGGAGTATTATTATTTAACTCCTGTTCTACCGTTCCTTTAACAGGCCGTAGTCGATTTGATTTAGTGAGTAACGACCAGGTTTTGCCAATGGCTTTCCAGGCTTATAACACCTTTTTAACGGAGAATAAAAATACAGTTTTACCGGCCTCGAATGCACAGGCTTTGAAGGTTAAAACCATTGGTAGCAGATTAATTACGGCTGTAAAATCGTATATGAACAGCAATAATTATGGCAATCTAATTGCAGATTACCAGTGGGAAGTTAATGTGGTGCAGAACAACGAGAAAAATGCCTGGTGTATGCCAGGAGGAAAGATTGTAGTTTATACCGGCATTTTGCCTGTTACACAGGATGATGCAGGTTTGGCTACTGTAATGGGCCACGAGATTGCCCACGCCATTGCAGGTCACTCAGCAGAACGGATGTCGCAGGAAATGGTTGCCCAAGGTATTGGTGCAGCAGCAGGTGTTGCGTTATCTAAAAACCCAAAAACACAGTCTATTTTTAATACCCTTTATGGTGTTGGTACACCAGTGGCGATGTTAAAATTCAGCCGTAATCAAGAATTGGAAGCCGATCGTTTAGGCTTGATTTTTATGGCCATGGCCGGATACAATCCACAAAATGCTACTGCTTTCTGGAATAGAATGTCGGCAGCTTCTGCTGGAGCACAAAAACCAGCCGAGTTTTTAAGTACCCACCCAAGCGATGCTACACGTATTGCACAGATCCAAAAATATTTACCTGAAGCGCAACAGTATTATAAGAAATAGGGTTTAAGGTTTAGGGTAAAAGGTGGAGGGTTTTGCATGATGAATAAACTCCATCTTTTTATTATATATATCTGGTCTTAGCGTCTCGCTAAGACCTTTTTGTTTGAATTAAGGTGTAAGGGAGGGTATTGGTTAAGTCGTAGCGAGACGCCACAACTAGAAAATTTTGGCTTTAAGATTCTTCACTGCGTTCAGAATGACATCCTATAAAGAACCAATAAACTAATGCAACTGAACCAATTAACTACCCAAGACCTTCAAAATTGCACTGGCTTTAAGCAAACACTCTTCATATTCTGAAACAGCATTGCTTTGGTAGGTAATGGCTCCTCCAACCTGAAAGGATAAGTAGCTAGATTCAGCATTGTACAAAATACTCCGGATAACCACATTAAAATCGAAATCACCATCTGGACTGATGCAGCCAAAGGAACCGGAATAAATACCTCTTTTGGTTACTTCGTATTCTTCGATCAATTTCATAGCCCTAACCTTTGGTGCACCTGTCATGGAGCCCATTGGAAATGCATTTTTAATGGCGTCGATAAAGTGAATCTCTGGGCTTAATTCACAGCTAATGGTAGAGATCATCTGGTGCACTTGTGCGAAGCTGTAGATGCCAAATAATTCGTCGACGGTAACAGAGCCTTTAACGGCCGATTTAGTGAGGTCGTGGCGTACCAGATCAACAATCATTACATTTTCTGCCTGCTCTTTAATATCATTCCTGAGTTGCAGCTTAATGGCTTCATCTTCTGCTAGATCAGAACTTCTTTTTGCAG from Flavobacterium sp. W4I14 includes these protein-coding regions:
- a CDS encoding lipid A 3-O-deacylase (product_source=KO:K09953; cath_funfam=2.40.128.140; cleavage_site_network=SignalP-noTM; cog=COG3528; ko=KO:K09953; pfam=PF09982; superfamily=56925) translates to MRSFLFTIVFCLVVSTSFAQSFKNEFGFKTENDAYLATLNDRYYTNGLFIYFRHAINTEKLSDKIEKKTYEISAGQKMYTPYWGQVPNKEDQDRPFAGYLYAGGAYSVFYKNESVLRTSVELGTVGPNSLAQTAQRFLHKTVGFYTPAGWDYQIKNELAVNLAANYSKLIFRPEDPIVDISAQGYADLGTTFSGLGASVLFRAGKVNQLFNSAYHNAVIGNSKTKSLNNSEFFFYVKPQLNFVAYDATIQGSLFNNNSPLTFGVKPIVFEQQFGVNYSSKRFTADFNIIFKTKEVKSVAKAQNYGGLSLYYRFGKS
- a CDS encoding ATP-dependent Lon protease (product_source=KO:K01338; cath_funfam=1.10.8.60,2.30.130.40,3.30.230.10,3.40.50.300; cog=COG0466; ko=KO:K01338; pfam=PF00004,PF02190,PF05362; smart=SM00382,SM00464; superfamily=52540,54211,88697; tigrfam=TIGR00763) is translated as MSKQDIFDFHTAMPIINEDTEFFPLMSQQDEEEMNNEETPETLAILPLRNTVLFPGVVIPITVGRDKSIKLIKEAYKGNKIIGVVSQKDVSIEDPTFEQLNTVGTVANIIKLLQMPDGNTTVIIQGKQRFSLIEEVQNEPYIKAVVKKFEEQKHKADKEFKTLIASIREMSAQIIQLSPNIPSEASIALKNIESNSFLINFISSNMNAEMADKQKILEMDKLQERAQKVMELLMVELQMLELRNQIQSKVRTDLDKQQRDYFLNQQLKTIQEELGGSSADLEFDALQEKAKKKKWAKAVAEHFDKELDKLGRMNPAAPDYSVQLNYLELLLDLPWSEFTKDNFDLKRAQRILDKDHFGLEKVKQRIIEYLAVLKLKRNMKAPILCLVGPPGVGKTSLGKSIAKALGRKYVRMALGGIRDEAEIRGHRKTYIGAMPGRIISSIKKAGADNPVFVLDEIDKVGTDHRGDPSSALLEVLDPEQNSAFYDHYVEMDYDLSNILFIATANSLSTIQPALLDRMEIIEVNGYTIEEKIEIAKKYLLPKQKENHGLQTKDINLKTPLIEKVIEDYTRESGVRGLEKKIGSLVRGVATKIAMEETYDANLSNDDVERILGAPIYDKDLYEGNEVAGVVTGLAWTSVGGDILFIESSLSPGKGKLTLTGNLGDVMKESAVIALAYLRAHAAEFDIDYSLFDNWDVHVHVPAGATPKDGPSAGVTMLTALTSAFTQRKVKQHLAMTGEITLRGKVLPVGGIKEKILAAKRANIKEIILCKSNRKDILEIKESYIKDLKFHYVTEMSEVIELALTKNKVKKPLDLSVKIAPIVN
- a CDS encoding tetratricopeptide (TPR) repeat protein (product_source=COG0457; cath_funfam=1.25.40.10; cleavage_site_network=SignalP-noTM; cog=COG0457; pfam=PF13512; smart=SM00028; superfamily=48452), whose protein sequence is MNYFKKAILGLIIFTSTSSFAQSNYDRSMQAIMKGDYKTAATQLEKADAKTPDNATVLQMLGYSYFQNREYEKCIATYSRLLTIKPSEVSAYYYRGIARLKIANDPKESLNTMRENFYLASLKDFTKAIEINGDEDAQMFQNRGLAYKDYAIFRSFKAKKKEEKAACVALFNNSIADFQKVLTLQPLRKDIIDWVTYDKAQIASLK
- a CDS encoding hypothetical protein (product_source=Hypo-rule applied) — encoded protein: MVKKLHILVFSLALFSCNQRKEAEANTDLLYFDIKGYFGKEILRLQKLSPIVNKTVSVNGAAESKTAKIADWTKELAIFVNADINKTSWKGSFKTKEQNGVDIYTSDNKKIPIKKVSITWKGQKAGKIEIIIDNKNILYQSQDTLTYCPDSLYTIKKQQKIRLLKEKKYSIIGKLK
- a CDS encoding 2,3-bisphosphoglycerate-independent phosphoglycerate mutase (product_source=KO:K15633; cath_funfam=3.40.1450.10,3.40.720.10; cog=COG0696; ko=KO:K15633; pfam=PF01676,PF06415; superfamily=64158; tigrfam=TIGR01307) gives rise to the protein MVNDKKLALIILDGWGYGKQDNSDAAYAANTPFFDLLLQKYPNSKLEASGEAVGLPAGQMGNSEVGHMNLGAGRVVYQELGRINKSITDRELHSNPVLVSAFDYAKQNNKAVHFIGLVSNGGVHAHIEHLKALCDAANEANVPNTFVHAFLDGRDTDPNSGLGFITDLENHIQNTNAKLATMIGRYYAMDRDNRWERVKQAYDVMVNGIGEKTQDALAAIKKSYADGITDEFLKPIVLTQDNGAPVATIQNDDVVICFNFRTDRGREITTALTQKDFPEQQMHKLSLYYVTMTTYDESFEKVNVIFTKDDLTQTIGEVLADNNKNQIRIAETEKYPHVTFFFSGGREAEFKNEKRLLIPSPKVATYDLQPEMSAAGITDAITKEMETGWADFICLNFANPDMVGHTGVFEAVVKAVETADKCAETVVNKGLEHGYSFILLADHGNSEFMVNGDGSANTAHTTNLVPCILIDKDYKTIADGKLGDIAPTILKILGVAIPAEMTGNVLV
- a CDS encoding hypothetical protein (product_source=Hypo-rule applied; cleavage_site_network=SignalP-noTM; pfam=PF16022; superfamily=54928), which codes for MIRSLFLLIISLSSLYHPTALQADIIDDLSSYFKAGNSKEIAKSFASTIELIIVDEEDVYSKAQGEQILRDFFVKHPPVKTSIFHKINTNPNYRFGVIILGTAKETFRVSITMKKFNTSFSITELRIEPAKD
- a CDS encoding nicotinate-nucleotide pyrophosphorylase (carboxylating) (product_source=KO:K00767; cath_funfam=3.20.20.70,3.90.1170.20; cog=COG0157; ko=KO:K00767; pfam=PF01729,PF02749; superfamily=51690,54675; tigrfam=TIGR00078), which codes for MSANKYLLFLRHKIYILDTQLIHQFIKNALAEDVGDGDHTSLSTIPPGTQGKAKLIIKEDGVLAGIELALEIFKEVDETLKVDVLLQDGVGVKVGDIALTVSGSTHAILIAERLVLNCMQRMSGIATKTHRIVSLLKTTKTKILDTRKTTPGLRYLEKWAVRIGGGVNHRIGLYDMILIKDNHVDYAGGISNAITAAKKYLIDQNKSLQIEIEVRNLEELSQVLSIGGVDRIMLDNFSFENLRAAVKLIDGKFITEASGGITEENVAEYAACGVDFISMGALTHSVKSLDMSLKAY
- a CDS encoding glycerol-3-phosphate acyltransferase PlsY (product_source=KO:K08591; cog=COG0344; ko=KO:K08591; pfam=PF02660; smart=SM01207; tigrfam=TIGR00023; transmembrane_helix_parts=Inside_1_6,TMhelix_7_29,Outside_30_54,TMhelix_55_77,Inside_78_88,TMhelix_89_111,Outside_112_120,TMhelix_121_143,Inside_144_149,TMhelix_150_172,Outside_173_215), with the protein product MVTVYSLSALLIAYLFGSIPTAVWLGQAFYGVDVREYGSGNAGATNTFRVLGKKAGIAVMIIDIAKGYTATNLAYLIGMSVTGPQNSVVFVNYQLALGVTAVMGHLFPVFAGFRGGKGVATLFGMILAVNFEASMLCVLVFVVVLLLTKYVSLSSICAGFTFPLSVVFLFQVSIKSEVLYGMVVCILILVTHQKNLERLLKGKESKVYLFRKKTN
- a CDS encoding putative Zn-dependent protease (product_source=COG4783; cath_funfam=3.30.2010.10; cog=COG4783; ko=KO:K23010; pfam=PF01435; superfamily=143744), translated to MKKLFLAASVAGVLLFNSCSTVPLTGRSRFDLVSNDQVLPMAFQAYNTFLTENKNTVLPASNAQALKVKTIGSRLITAVKSYMNSNNYGNLIADYQWEVNVVQNNEKNAWCMPGGKIVVYTGILPVTQDDAGLATVMGHEIAHAIAGHSAERMSQEMVAQGIGAAAGVALSKNPKTQSIFNTLYGVGTPVAMLKFSRNQELEADRLGLIFMAMAGYNPQNATAFWNRMSAASAGAQKPAEFLSTHPSDATRIAQIQKYLPEAQQYYKK